From Thiomicrospira sp. XS5, one genomic window encodes:
- the gorA gene encoding glutathione-disulfide reductase gives MQYDYDLIAIGAGSGGLSVVERAVEYGKKCAVVEAKKMGGTCVNIGCVPKKVMWFGAHIAEALRDAPDFGFHVERKGFDWAELVKRRENYISNITTWYGGYMKDLGIDVLEGWGSFVDAHTVSVDGKLVTAETIVIAPGGTPLIPNETENAELGITSDGFFALQEQPKKVAVIGSGYIAVEIAGVLQALGTDTTLISRKDLVLRGFDDMVRETLTDAMIESGIHKEYHFKVKKLIKADDGTLIIESEDGQHLEGFDEVIWAVGRQTLTEPLALDKVGLEVNGRGFIDVNDYHQTNVPNIYAIGDVTGQAQLTPVAIRAGRYLAERLYNNQPELKMDLSKVPTVVFSHPPVGTIGLAEHDARREYGHDNVEVYSSVFTPMRYAFTGHQIKTALKLVCVGEEQKVVGIHIVGDGADEMLQGFAVAVQMGATKADLDATIAIHPSSSEELVTMRPMILK, from the coding sequence ATGCAATATGATTACGATTTGATCGCCATCGGTGCCGGCAGCGGCGGCTTGTCCGTCGTGGAGCGCGCCGTCGAGTACGGTAAAAAATGTGCCGTGGTGGAAGCCAAAAAAATGGGCGGAACCTGTGTGAACATCGGATGTGTGCCTAAGAAAGTGATGTGGTTTGGTGCTCATATTGCAGAAGCGCTCCGTGATGCGCCGGATTTCGGGTTCCACGTGGAACGCAAAGGGTTCGACTGGGCGGAATTGGTGAAACGTCGTGAAAACTACATTTCCAATATCACCACCTGGTACGGCGGTTACATGAAGGATTTGGGCATTGACGTCCTGGAAGGCTGGGGCAGCTTTGTCGATGCGCACACCGTGTCGGTGGACGGAAAACTTGTTACGGCCGAAACCATCGTGATTGCGCCGGGCGGTACGCCGCTGATTCCGAATGAAACCGAAAACGCCGAATTGGGCATTACGTCGGACGGCTTTTTTGCCCTACAGGAGCAGCCGAAAAAAGTGGCGGTCATCGGCAGCGGTTACATCGCCGTGGAAATTGCCGGGGTCTTGCAAGCGTTGGGCACCGACACCACCTTAATCAGCCGTAAGGATTTGGTGTTGCGCGGTTTCGATGACATGGTGCGCGAAACCTTGACCGATGCCATGATCGAAAGCGGTATTCATAAGGAATACCACTTCAAGGTCAAGAAGTTGATCAAAGCCGACGACGGGACCTTGATTATCGAATCGGAAGATGGCCAGCACTTGGAAGGCTTTGACGAAGTCATCTGGGCCGTCGGGCGTCAAACCTTGACCGAACCGTTGGCATTGGACAAGGTAGGTTTGGAAGTCAATGGGCGTGGCTTTATCGACGTCAACGATTATCACCAAACCAATGTGCCGAATATCTACGCCATCGGTGATGTGACCGGTCAGGCGCAGTTGACGCCGGTCGCCATCCGCGCCGGACGTTATCTGGCGGAACGGTTGTACAACAATCAACCGGAATTGAAAATGGATTTGTCCAAAGTCCCGACGGTGGTGTTTTCGCATCCGCCGGTCGGAACGATTGGGCTGGCCGAACATGATGCACGCCGTGAATACGGTCACGACAATGTTGAGGTCTATTCATCGGTGTTTACACCGATGCGTTATGCCTTTACCGGTCATCAGATCAAAACCGCCTTGAAGTTGGTTTGTGTCGGTGAAGAGCAGAAAGTGGTCGGCATTCACATCGTCGGTGACGGCGCGGATGAAATGCTGCAAGGATTCGCGGTGGCCGTGCAAATGGGCGCGACCAAAGCGGATTTGGATGCGACCATCGCCATTCACCCGAGTTCCTCGGAAGAGTTGGTGACCATGCGTCCAATGATTTTGAAGTAG
- a CDS encoding OmpA family protein, which produces MTLRLPFLFISATLIATGAQAFEDIPHQQNNAYVWDSYGNIVRDRDGNCVRTIHWKEDTVPCGGKPKATVEADAPVPKKAEPVAESAKAAEEPVVEEVVAAVAVVEVAKPADFSGFFKTDSFELTDDAKSKLDDYAEYLQANPDTTLQIRGFTDSHGSAAYNQKLSQKRADAVKNYLESKDVDAKRMEAIGEGEKYPVADNATADGRAKNRRVELTVTE; this is translated from the coding sequence ATGACGTTACGTTTACCCTTCCTGTTTATTTCCGCCACTTTGATCGCCACCGGTGCGCAGGCGTTTGAAGACATTCCCCATCAACAAAACAACGCTTATGTCTGGGATTCTTACGGTAATATCGTCCGTGACCGAGACGGTAATTGCGTGAGAACCATTCACTGGAAAGAAGACACCGTTCCTTGCGGTGGTAAACCAAAAGCCACAGTGGAAGCGGATGCTCCGGTTCCTAAAAAAGCCGAACCGGTTGCGGAGTCCGCTAAAGCCGCCGAAGAACCGGTTGTTGAAGAAGTCGTAGCGGCCGTTGCCGTGGTGGAAGTGGCCAAGCCGGCTGACTTTAGCGGCTTTTTCAAAACCGACAGCTTTGAACTGACCGACGACGCTAAGTCTAAGCTGGATGATTACGCCGAGTATCTTCAGGCCAATCCGGATACGACCTTGCAAATTCGCGGCTTTACCGACAGCCATGGTTCCGCGGCCTATAACCAGAAGCTATCGCAAAAACGTGCGGATGCCGTTAAAAACTATCTGGAAAGCAAAGATGTGGATGCCAAGCGGATGGAAGCGATCGGTGAAGGTGAGAAATATCCGGTAGCGGATAACGCCACAGCCGACGGGCGTGCTAAAAACCGCCGCGTGGAGCTGACGGTCACTGAATAA
- a CDS encoding glutathione peroxidase codes for MSQAMENREGKTVPSVVWPTRQNNEWVNINSDDIFKGRTVVVFSLPGAFTPTCSSTHLPRYNELAPVFFENGVDEIVCLSVNDTFVMNEWAKDQESNNVTLIPDGNGEFTEGMGMLVDKNDLGFGKRSWRYSMLVKDGVVEKMFIEPNVPGDPFEVSDADTMLNYINPNAQAAKVATIFTKPGCPFCAKAKAAMEDAGIEYEEIGISNHGVTSRTLRAVANADTVPQIFIEGEYVGGSDDLETYLAK; via the coding sequence ATGTCTCAAGCTATGGAAAATCGTGAAGGAAAGACGGTCCCAAGTGTGGTCTGGCCAACGCGTCAGAATAACGAATGGGTAAACATTAACAGTGATGATATTTTCAAAGGTCGTACGGTTGTCGTCTTCTCGCTTCCGGGTGCCTTTACCCCAACATGTTCTTCAACCCACTTGCCTCGCTACAACGAGCTTGCACCAGTATTCTTCGAAAATGGTGTCGACGAAATCGTTTGTCTGTCCGTTAACGATACCTTCGTTATGAACGAATGGGCGAAGGACCAGGAGTCTAACAATGTGACCTTGATTCCGGACGGGAACGGCGAGTTCACCGAAGGCATGGGCATGTTGGTCGATAAAAACGACCTTGGTTTCGGCAAGCGTTCATGGCGTTATTCCATGTTGGTGAAAGACGGTGTCGTTGAGAAAATGTTCATCGAACCGAATGTACCGGGCGACCCATTTGAAGTCTCCGATGCCGATACCATGCTGAACTACATCAACCCGAATGCACAAGCGGCGAAAGTGGCGACCATTTTCACCAAGCCGGGCTGTCCTTTCTGTGCCAAAGCGAAAGCGGCCATGGAAGATGCGGGTATCGAGTATGAAGAAATCGGTATTTCCAATCATGGTGTCACGTCGCGTACGCTTCGTGCGGTGGCGAATGCGGATACGGTTCCGCAAATCTTCATCGAAGGTGAATACGTCGGTGGTTCCGACGATCTTGAAACCTATTTGGCCAAATAA
- a CDS encoding molybdopterin-binding protein, translating into MESHDATQKKIGLLIIGDEVLSGKRQDKHLVQANSLLRPRGLAISWVRILGDEPRFLTETLKETFASGDIVFSFGGIGATPDDRTRQSAAKALNVPIERHPEAVKEIEAQFGEEAYPQRIHMGEYPQGARIIPNAYNRVPGFSVGDHHFMPGFPMMAKPMMEWVLNTYYAEMTFEPTVEKTIRLKDGQESEWITFMEDFEARFPNLRLFSLPSISSSGERTIELGVEGFEVQAEAGLQVLIAEAEKRQATFEVL; encoded by the coding sequence ATGGAATCACACGACGCAACACAAAAGAAAATCGGACTCTTGATTATTGGGGACGAGGTGTTGTCTGGTAAGCGTCAGGACAAACACTTGGTGCAAGCCAACAGCTTGTTGCGTCCGAGAGGCCTGGCCATTTCCTGGGTGCGGATTCTGGGGGACGAACCGCGATTTCTCACCGAAACGCTAAAAGAAACCTTTGCCAGTGGCGATATCGTGTTCTCGTTCGGTGGGATCGGTGCCACACCGGACGATCGGACCCGTCAGTCGGCGGCGAAAGCGCTGAATGTACCGATTGAGCGCCACCCTGAAGCCGTGAAAGAAATTGAAGCCCAGTTCGGTGAAGAAGCCTATCCACAGCGCATTCACATGGGCGAATACCCGCAAGGCGCGCGCATTATTCCAAACGCTTATAATCGTGTGCCCGGTTTTTCTGTTGGCGACCATCATTTTATGCCCGGCTTTCCGATGATGGCGAAACCCATGATGGAATGGGTGTTGAACACCTATTATGCGGAGATGACCTTCGAACCGACAGTCGAAAAAACCATTCGTTTGAAGGATGGTCAAGAGTCGGAATGGATTACCTTTATGGAAGATTTCGAAGCGCGCTTTCCGAATTTGCGCCTGTTCAGTCTGCCGAGCATTTCGTCCAGCGGGGAGCGCACCATAGAGCTCGGCGTGGAAGGCTTTGAAGTGCAAGCCGAAGCCGGGTTGCAGGTTTTAATTGCCGAAGCGGAAAAGCGTCAAGCGACGTTTGAAGTCCTTTGA
- the dmeF gene encoding CDF family Co(II)/Ni(II) efflux transporter DmeF translates to MSTSSSTWETQCPVIQHTTHPHDFGQGQLQRAEKRAWSVAFLTLVVMVAEVVAGLLTGSMALLADGIHMGGHAIALGLAAGAYFLARRYAQDRRLSFGSGKIKDLAAYTSALLLGVSSIWLVVESVHRLLAPEPLYAFEAMVVAIIGLVVNVASIFMLSGAHEHHHDHGHEHHHHHETDNNIKAALFHVMADAVTSVAAIAGLAAAWLWGWQWLDPAIALLAAVLIVRWSWGLLKNTGAILLDAEAPAELRERIRQRLESLPETKVLDLHLWSVGQGAWTLVASVVSHQDASPNQYKAALADMDGLHHPIIEVHLCHCCEESQA, encoded by the coding sequence ATGTCGACGTCTTCATCCACCTGGGAAACCCAGTGCCCGGTCATCCAGCACACCACCCATCCGCATGACTTCGGTCAGGGGCAATTGCAGCGGGCCGAAAAACGTGCTTGGAGCGTCGCCTTTTTGACCTTGGTGGTGATGGTGGCGGAAGTCGTGGCGGGTTTGCTGACCGGGTCCATGGCGCTGTTGGCGGACGGCATTCACATGGGTGGGCACGCCATTGCATTGGGTTTGGCCGCCGGGGCCTATTTTTTGGCGCGGCGCTATGCGCAAGACCGGCGATTGAGTTTCGGCAGCGGCAAAATCAAAGACTTGGCGGCTTACACCAGTGCACTGCTGTTGGGGGTATCGTCGATTTGGCTGGTGGTGGAATCGGTGCATCGACTGTTGGCTCCAGAACCGCTTTATGCGTTTGAAGCCATGGTGGTTGCGATTATCGGTTTAGTGGTCAATGTGGCATCGATTTTCATGCTGTCCGGCGCGCATGAGCATCATCACGACCACGGTCATGAACACCACCATCACCATGAAACCGATAATAATATCAAAGCGGCATTATTTCATGTCATGGCCGATGCGGTCACTTCGGTGGCCGCCATCGCCGGTTTAGCGGCGGCTTGGTTGTGGGGTTGGCAGTGGTTGGATCCGGCCATTGCGTTGTTGGCGGCGGTGTTGATTGTGCGTTGGTCGTGGGGCTTGCTGAAAAACACCGGCGCGATTTTATTGGACGCCGAAGCGCCGGCGGAATTACGGGAGCGTATCCGTCAGCGCCTGGAATCCCTGCCGGAAACCAAAGTGCTGGATCTGCACCTGTGGTCGGTCGGCCAGGGAGCCTGGACACTGGTGGCGTCGGTGGTCAGCCATCAGGATGCTTCCCCCAACCAATACAAAGCGGCTTTGGCGGATATGGACGGTTTGCATCATCCGATTATCGAAGTGCATCTATGTCATTGCTGTGAAGAAAGCCAGGCCTGA
- a CDS encoding DsrE family protein produces MSSPIQTLKTLLIGSVLSLLSFHSLSAQAGDANLNNQAALKGISEIYTLYDVRKANPSVMLSYLKGIESNYNNLLKEKVKPHLRIIFISSAVQFITTEPADNIEMEYGDTLKGIADQIARLKDIGVKMEACSTATAYFNVDNDTLLPGIVPVRSGFLSVMGWQAQGYSLVPVY; encoded by the coding sequence ATGTCCTCCCCTATCCAAACCCTTAAAACATTGTTGATCGGTTCAGTATTGAGTTTGTTGAGTTTTCATTCACTGTCGGCCCAGGCCGGAGACGCTAACCTCAACAATCAAGCCGCTCTGAAAGGAATTTCCGAGATTTACACCCTGTACGATGTGCGCAAGGCCAATCCAAGTGTCATGCTATCTTACTTAAAGGGGATTGAATCCAATTACAACAATCTGCTAAAAGAGAAGGTGAAACCGCACCTTCGGATTATCTTTATTTCATCGGCGGTGCAGTTCATTACCACTGAACCGGCCGACAACATTGAAATGGAATACGGCGATACTTTGAAAGGCATTGCCGATCAGATTGCCCGTTTGAAAGACATCGGCGTGAAGATGGAAGCTTGCTCGACCGCAACGGCCTATTTCAATGTGGACAACGATACCTTGCTCCCGGGCATCGTGCCAGTGCGCTCCGGGTTTCTATCGGTAATGGGCTGGCAAGCGCAAGGTTATTCGTTGGTGCCGGTGTATTAG
- a CDS encoding NAD(P)/FAD-dependent oxidoreductase translates to MKSRVTDVLVVGAGAAGLMCAATAGYRGRQVEVLDHAPKAAAKIRISGGGKCNFTNLTVRPDHYLCGNSHFVKSALARYQPQDFIDLVDRHGLAYETRELGKLFCQNRAGDLIQILRTECDWAGVEFHLNTRVERVEALDESHQPLRFRVVTNHEVIECESLVVATGGLSFPKLKASGFGYHLAEQFGLAVTEKRPGLVPLVFDGKLRDFCAAMAGVSLDVTIRNQDDTQSFSEALLFTHQGISGPGVLQISNYWRPGEAIRVNLLPGTDVAEALLQLKRDNAGLKKWLNGFWPKKFTQAWLEKYPLPEPLAELPDERLREYAEQLTAWTLYPSDTAGYDKAEVTLGGIDTDAISSKTLEVKTTPGLYFIGEVLDVTGQLGGYNFQWAWASGFAAGQSV, encoded by the coding sequence TTGAAGTCGCGTGTGACGGATGTGCTGGTGGTGGGCGCCGGCGCGGCCGGTTTAATGTGCGCGGCCACGGCCGGTTATCGTGGCCGTCAGGTTGAGGTGTTGGACCATGCACCGAAAGCGGCTGCCAAAATTCGTATTTCCGGCGGCGGAAAATGCAACTTTACCAATCTGACCGTTCGTCCGGACCATTATCTGTGCGGGAATTCGCATTTCGTTAAAAGCGCTCTGGCGCGTTATCAACCGCAGGATTTCATCGACTTGGTCGACCGTCACGGCTTGGCGTATGAAACGCGCGAGTTGGGCAAACTCTTCTGTCAAAATCGCGCAGGCGACTTAATTCAAATTTTGCGAACCGAGTGTGATTGGGCCGGTGTTGAGTTTCACTTGAATACGCGAGTTGAACGCGTTGAAGCCTTGGATGAGTCGCATCAGCCATTGCGATTTCGTGTCGTCACGAACCATGAAGTCATCGAGTGTGAATCGCTGGTGGTGGCGACGGGCGGTTTGTCGTTTCCGAAGTTAAAAGCCAGCGGGTTCGGTTATCATTTGGCGGAACAATTCGGGTTGGCGGTGACCGAAAAACGTCCAGGCCTGGTGCCTTTGGTGTTTGACGGCAAGCTGCGCGATTTTTGCGCCGCCATGGCCGGAGTATCGCTGGATGTGACCATCCGCAACCAAGACGACACACAATCCTTCTCGGAGGCCTTATTGTTTACCCATCAAGGCATCAGCGGTCCGGGTGTTTTGCAGATTTCCAATTACTGGCGGCCGGGCGAGGCGATCCGGGTGAACCTGTTGCCCGGTACGGATGTCGCCGAGGCCTTGTTGCAATTGAAACGTGACAATGCGGGGCTGAAAAAATGGTTAAACGGTTTCTGGCCTAAGAAATTCACCCAGGCCTGGTTGGAAAAATACCCTTTGCCCGAACCGCTGGCGGAACTGCCTGATGAACGCCTGCGGGAGTATGCCGAACAGCTCACCGCTTGGACGCTTTACCCGTCGGACACCGCCGGTTACGATAAGGCGGAAGTCACATTAGGCGGCATCGACACGGATGCGATTTCCTCGAAAACGCTGGAAGTCAAAACCACGCCAGGGCTGTATTTTATCGGTGAGGTGTTGGACGTGACCGGTCAATTAGGCGGGTACAATTTCCAGTGGGCTTGGGCGTCCGGCTTCGCCGCCGGGCAATCGGTTTGA
- a CDS encoding PAS domain S-box protein — protein MGGIAVVFLQNYQESQQVSQEIALEDARNFSISVVEFRNYYAKKILPSLVKRGVPIMHDFENHPDGAAPLPATFAKDFGRYLSSDDDGYKVKLYSNQPFSWSEHPKHLDAFEADAMAYLRQHPDQSYWKIVHQDGRKVLRYARADVLKASCVECHNTYPGTPKTDWKAGDVRGVLEVQRPLNYGVADEKHAWRSFLFMVGLALITLFLLAVMMRRLKLSLRESRQLLEEQSAANEQLNTEAGHRRQLTEELVMSQNKTRAVMNSVTDVIIVIDAKGIVIEVNRAIEKMFGYSVDEILGQNISILMPNPYRDAHDGYLATYLKTRQKNVIGRTRRVEGMKKSGKCFPVDLSVSEVQLNDTIVFTGVIRDITEQVAMEETMAQARDQAIQSAQLKSEFLANMSHEIRTPMNGVMGMTSLLLDTPLSREQRALAETVSSSASDLLQIINDILDFSKIEAGKLKIHAEPCPLLPTIEGAMNVVADLAFAKGLRFDYFVDPDLPEQLLLDNVRVRQILVNLLGNAIKFTESGYVVLRVYSKTEKNRREVVFEVEDTGIGIAEEAQAKLFNAFSQVDGSTTRLHGGTGLGLAISQQLVSLMGGRIRLRSRIGDGSHFFFCLPLQPVNGEACLERFSHPMKGIFFSEADRVTDLIVQQMADLNFSLAAFNDFDAFYGAVQQADFETLIGVDLSTLESAFTEPEERLKKMQRLLDTGRRIIWNVTRQQRQNSAYHPYLENDQAYCLMKPVKISFLHRNAHLIESGELDKVEREIYHAIEPLEDSDEPAKVGATDEHRILLVEDNAVNQKLALALLAKMGYEADLAANGQEALDRLQSASYDLILMDCQMPIKDGYQATQEIRQLEEASGQHIPIIAMTANAMKGDDEKCYAVGMDDYMTKPINPKQLAEKVAFYLQQQDTSQT, from the coding sequence TTGGGCGGTATAGCTGTTGTTTTTTTACAAAATTATCAAGAAAGTCAACAGGTCAGTCAAGAAATCGCGTTGGAAGATGCTCGGAATTTTTCCATTTCTGTGGTTGAATTCCGAAACTATTATGCGAAAAAAATTCTACCGTCTCTGGTGAAACGCGGTGTGCCGATCATGCATGATTTCGAAAATCATCCGGACGGCGCCGCGCCTTTGCCGGCCACCTTTGCCAAGGATTTTGGGCGTTATTTATCCTCGGATGACGATGGTTATAAGGTCAAGCTTTACAGTAATCAGCCATTTTCCTGGAGCGAGCACCCCAAACATTTGGATGCATTTGAAGCCGATGCCATGGCCTATTTACGTCAGCACCCTGACCAATCGTATTGGAAGATTGTGCATCAGGATGGTCGTAAAGTGTTGCGTTATGCCCGCGCGGATGTCTTAAAAGCCAGCTGTGTTGAATGTCACAATACTTACCCAGGCACCCCGAAAACCGATTGGAAAGCCGGCGATGTGCGTGGAGTTTTGGAGGTACAGCGTCCGCTGAATTACGGGGTGGCCGATGAAAAGCACGCTTGGCGTTCTTTCCTGTTTATGGTCGGTTTGGCGCTGATTACCCTGTTCCTGCTGGCGGTGATGATGCGTCGTTTGAAACTGTCTTTGCGTGAGTCTCGTCAGCTGCTGGAAGAGCAATCCGCTGCCAACGAACAGCTGAATACCGAAGCCGGTCATCGGCGGCAGTTGACCGAAGAACTGGTCATGAGCCAGAACAAAACCCGTGCGGTCATGAATTCCGTGACGGATGTGATTATCGTCATTGATGCCAAGGGCATTGTCATTGAGGTCAATCGCGCGATTGAGAAGATGTTCGGCTATTCAGTGGATGAAATTCTGGGGCAGAATATCAGCATTTTGATGCCGAATCCATATCGTGATGCGCATGATGGCTATCTGGCCACTTATTTAAAAACACGCCAGAAAAACGTTATTGGGCGCACGCGTCGTGTAGAAGGGATGAAGAAATCCGGTAAATGTTTTCCGGTTGATCTTTCGGTCAGTGAGGTGCAACTGAACGATACCATTGTCTTCACCGGCGTGATTCGAGACATCACCGAGCAGGTTGCGATGGAAGAAACCATGGCGCAGGCACGGGATCAGGCTATCCAGTCCGCGCAACTGAAGTCGGAATTCCTGGCCAATATGAGTCACGAAATTCGAACCCCGATGAATGGGGTGATGGGGATGACGAGTTTGTTGCTGGATACCCCTTTGTCGAGGGAACAGCGTGCTTTAGCCGAAACCGTGTCGTCCAGTGCGTCCGACCTGCTGCAGATTATCAATGACATTCTTGATTTCTCGAAAATAGAAGCCGGTAAATTGAAAATTCATGCCGAACCGTGCCCGTTATTGCCGACTATTGAGGGCGCGATGAATGTGGTGGCGGATTTGGCCTTCGCCAAAGGGTTGCGGTTCGATTATTTCGTGGATCCGGATTTGCCGGAGCAACTGTTGCTGGACAATGTTCGGGTTCGGCAGATATTGGTGAACCTGTTGGGGAATGCGATTAAGTTTACCGAGTCCGGCTATGTGGTTTTGAGGGTCTATTCTAAAACCGAGAAAAATCGACGCGAAGTGGTCTTCGAAGTGGAAGACACCGGTATCGGGATTGCGGAAGAGGCACAAGCAAAGCTGTTCAATGCTTTTTCACAAGTGGATGGCTCGACCACGCGCCTGCATGGTGGAACCGGTTTGGGGCTGGCCATTTCTCAGCAATTGGTCAGCCTAATGGGCGGGCGTATCCGCTTGCGCAGCCGGATAGGGGACGGCTCGCACTTCTTTTTCTGTTTGCCGTTACAGCCGGTGAATGGCGAAGCCTGTCTGGAGAGGTTCAGCCATCCGATGAAAGGCATTTTCTTTTCCGAAGCCGACCGGGTGACGGATTTGATTGTGCAGCAGATGGCCGACTTGAATTTTTCGCTGGCAGCGTTTAATGATTTTGATGCCTTTTATGGGGCCGTCCAACAAGCGGATTTCGAAACCCTAATTGGTGTGGACTTATCGACTCTGGAAAGCGCTTTTACCGAGCCGGAAGAGCGATTGAAAAAAATGCAGCGCTTGCTGGATACCGGGCGCCGGATTATATGGAATGTCACTCGCCAACAGCGCCAGAACTCAGCGTACCACCCGTATCTGGAAAATGACCAGGCTTATTGTTTGATGAAGCCGGTGAAGATTTCGTTTTTGCATCGTAATGCTCATCTGATTGAATCGGGTGAGCTGGATAAGGTGGAAAGAGAAATTTATCACGCCATTGAACCTTTGGAAGACAGTGACGAACCGGCCAAGGTGGGTGCAACCGACGAACATCGTATTTTATTGGTGGAAGATAACGCCGTGAATCAGAAGCTGGCGTTGGCTTTGTTGGCAAAAATGGGCTATGAAGCCGATTTGGCCGCCAATGGGCAAGAGGCACTGGACAGATTGCAGTCGGCTTCTTATGATTTAATCTTAATGGATTGTCAGATGCCGATTAAAGACGGTTATCAAGCCACTCAAGAAATCCGTCAGCTTGAAGAGGCCTCCGGGCAGCATATCCCAATTATCGCCATGACGGCGAATGCGATGAAAGGCGATGACGAAAAATGTTACGCCGTCGGCATGGACGATTATATGACCAAGCCGATTAATCCGAAGCAATTGGCGGAAAAAGTAGCGTTTTATTTACAGCAACAGGACACATCGCAGACTTAA
- a CDS encoding TIGR01458 family HAD-type hydrolase, protein MTARFSPALKAILFDLSGVLYIGTQAIPGAVDAIRRARKQGYTLRFVTNTASQSSDMILQQLHTLGFDFSPSELFTAPRAAKAYIQQQQLRPYCLIHPNLKTEFTDIDQTDPNCVLLGDAQDGLNYHTLNQAFNLVEAGFPLIGIGKNKYYKDAEGFKLDAGVFIHALEWASGVEAIIMGKPDRAFFEQVVASTGFQPEECLMIGDDVIGDVQGAIDAGLQASLVRTGKYKPSDEALLPENAHILDSIADLQF, encoded by the coding sequence ATGACCGCTCGATTTTCGCCCGCACTCAAAGCCATTCTGTTCGACCTCAGCGGCGTGCTGTACATCGGTACTCAAGCCATTCCGGGCGCCGTTGACGCCATTCGCCGCGCGCGCAAACAAGGTTACACTCTGCGTTTCGTCACCAATACCGCCAGCCAATCATCGGACATGATTCTGCAACAACTGCACACCCTCGGGTTCGACTTTTCGCCATCGGAATTGTTCACCGCACCGAGAGCCGCCAAAGCGTACATTCAACAGCAGCAACTGCGACCTTATTGCCTGATTCACCCGAATCTGAAAACCGAATTCACCGACATCGACCAAACCGACCCCAATTGCGTACTGTTGGGCGATGCGCAAGACGGGCTGAATTATCACACCCTCAACCAAGCTTTCAATTTGGTGGAAGCCGGTTTTCCGTTAATCGGCATCGGCAAGAACAAATATTACAAGGATGCCGAAGGCTTTAAACTCGATGCCGGCGTGTTCATTCATGCGTTGGAATGGGCCAGCGGCGTGGAAGCCATTATTATGGGCAAACCGGACCGGGCGTTTTTCGAACAGGTGGTGGCCTCCACCGGGTTTCAGCCGGAAGAATGCCTGATGATCGGCGACGATGTCATCGGCGACGTGCAAGGCGCGATTGACGCTGGGCTGCAAGCCAGCCTGGTGCGCACCGGAAAGTACAAGCCGAGTGATGAAGCTCTCTTACCCGAAAACGCCCACATTCTCGACAGCATCGCCGATTTACAATTTTGA